A window of Oscillatoria sp. FACHB-1407 genomic DNA:
GATCGCCCACCCACAAACAGCTCAAACCCCGGAATGCAAAAAGTATTTTGCACATCGATCGCCAGCAAACAAACGCGGAAGCGATCGTCGGTCGCCGGGGTTAGCCCTTGTTGGTTTGCCCAGGCTTTCGCCTCGATTGCTCGCGTTTGGTAAGGCACACGCCAGACCTCCCCCACTTTGTAGGGATCAAAGTGAGTTGGAATCGGCAATTGGGTGATTGTACTCATCAGATTCTCCTGAAATATGAGATCTCCGGCTCTTGAGCCACCTTAACGCTTCAACCGATGCCCTAAGTCGGGGTCTGGGTTAGCGAACTTGAGCAATCACAGTGCGGTGACGGGGGCTATTACACACCACCTTGGGAAACTCAAACCCCGCATCGTAGATCGCTTGCTCCAGATTGAGGGCAAAGTATTCGTCGAGATAGGGTTCTGTGCTCTTGAGCAAGGTCAGGATGTAGGGTGGCATTTTGGCATAAATCTCAGAACGGGGGTTCATGTCCATCAATGCGACATAACCACCGGGTTTGAGTACTCGCCGCGCCTCTTGTAACACCGCTACAGCAGCCGTTTGAGGCAACTCGTGAAAGATCAAAAAGGCAGATACCAGATCAAAAGATGCCTCCGGTAGAGCCGTCGATTCCGCCGCAGCGTGCAGCCAGGTCGGTTTAGGTGAGTCGGTCGTGGGGCGCGTCTCAGCCCGATATTGGGCGATCGCCAAAAAGTAAGGCGACAAGTCCACTCCGGTAATCTGCGCCTGAGGATAGGTTGCCTGCATGGCAAACGTGCTCA
This region includes:
- a CDS encoding class I SAM-dependent methyltransferase, whose protein sequence is MTAFAKPSPRLASRIVNGILSIKPLAALAKNRARNMMIQRAESIGVYWRQEVQTLRSRQSEAEFSSDWETELATIKNPNLIYPDYYLKSFHAYEEGNLGWEPAMEVEVAAHAVHARIWAEAGAKGDAWLRQSYHAALKEHLTSDPQTILDVGCSVGMSTFAMQATYPQAQITGVDLSPYFLAIAQYRAETRPTTDSPKPTWLHAAAESTALPEASFDLVSAFLIFHELPQTAAVAVLQEARRVLKPGGYVALMDMNPRSEIYAKMPPYILTLLKSTEPYLDEYFALNLEQAIYDAGFEFPKVVCNSPRHRTVIAQVR